A genomic segment from Nicotiana sylvestris chromosome 1, ASM39365v2, whole genome shotgun sequence encodes:
- the LOC138873440 gene encoding uncharacterized protein, producing the protein MRDLSWEQNPKQKGTLPSDKIANPKGSGGGPTSHVMAITTRSGKVLQGESEQVVKVEEPSVVEVEKVPEELKVKEENREEVKEKVKETPKTLPPIPRPPPPFP; encoded by the coding sequence ATGAGAGACCTCTCTTGGGAGCAAAATCCGAAGCAAAAAGGGACACTTCCAAGTGACAAAATTGCGAACCCAAAGGGTAGTGGGGGTGGTCCAACTTCTCATGTCATGGCAATTACTACTCGGAGTGGGAAGGTACTACAAGGAGAGAGTGAACAAGTGGTTAAGGTTGAAGAGCCAAGTGttgttgaagttgaaaaggttccgGAGGAAttgaaagtgaaagaagaaaaccgggaagaggtaaaggaaaaggtaaaagagacaccaaaaactctaccgcctattcctagacctcctcctccATTCCCTTAA